Proteins co-encoded in one Streptomyces sp. NBC_01283 genomic window:
- a CDS encoding glycosyltransferase, translating to MRALHIITGLGVGGAEQQLRLLLRHLPVDCDVVTLTNPGPVAEGLTADGVRVIHLGMSGNRDLGAVPRLVKVIRGGGYDLVHTHLFRACLYGRVAARLAGKRAVVATEHSLGDSQMEGRPLTPGVRALYLTGERLGRATVAVSPSVAERLSRWGVPRQRIHVVPNGIDVERFRFDPRARIAARRQLGLPDAAFVVGGVGRLAPGKRFDVLLHALAALPQDVRVLLVGGGPDEARLRATAAQLGVADRVLFAGERPHLSGQGADLPALLAAMDVLASPSPEEAFGLAVVEGLAAGLPVLYVRCPAVEDLPPGADSGAERVTGDPDSFARALLRARSAGSRARLPLAAAHHYGITRSAAQLMHVYEAAASGSTPRVSS from the coding sequence ATGAGGGCCCTGCACATCATCACCGGCCTCGGCGTCGGCGGTGCCGAACAGCAACTGCGGCTTCTTCTGCGCCACTTGCCGGTCGACTGCGACGTCGTCACCCTCACCAATCCGGGACCGGTCGCCGAGGGCCTGACGGCCGACGGGGTGCGCGTCATCCACCTGGGCATGTCCGGCAACCGCGACCTGGGCGCCGTGCCCCGCCTCGTGAAGGTCATCCGCGGCGGCGGCTACGACCTCGTGCACACCCACCTGTTCCGCGCCTGTCTCTACGGGCGCGTCGCCGCCCGCCTCGCGGGGAAGCGCGCCGTCGTGGCCACCGAACACTCCCTCGGCGACTCGCAGATGGAGGGACGGCCGCTGACCCCGGGCGTTCGCGCGCTGTACCTGACCGGCGAGCGCCTGGGCCGGGCCACGGTGGCGGTCTCCCCGTCCGTCGCCGAGCGGCTCAGCCGCTGGGGGGTGCCACGGCAGCGCATCCACGTCGTCCCGAACGGCATCGACGTCGAGCGGTTCCGCTTCGACCCCCGGGCCCGGATCGCCGCCCGCCGTCAACTGGGGCTCCCGGACGCGGCGTTCGTCGTCGGCGGGGTCGGGCGGCTGGCCCCCGGCAAGCGGTTCGACGTCCTGCTGCACGCCCTGGCCGCGCTGCCCCAGGACGTGCGCGTACTGCTGGTGGGCGGCGGCCCCGACGAGGCAAGGCTGCGCGCGACGGCCGCCCAACTGGGCGTGGCTGACCGGGTGTTGTTCGCGGGGGAGCGGCCTCATCTGTCCGGGCAGGGGGCCGACCTGCCCGCGCTCCTCGCCGCCATGGACGTCCTCGCGTCGCCGTCACCCGAGGAGGCCTTCGGCCTTGCCGTCGTCGAGGGCCTCGCCGCCGGTCTGCCGGTGCTCTACGTGCGGTGCCCCGCCGTCGAGGACCTCCCGCCGGGGGCGGACAGCGGCGCCGAGCGCGTCACGGGCGACCCGGACTCCTTCGCGCGGGCGCTGCTGCGGGCTCGGTCGGCGGGGTCACGGGCGCGGCTGCCCCTGGCGGCCGCGCACCACTACGGCATCACCCGCAGCGCGGCACAGCTGATGCATGTCTACGAGGCAGCAGCCTCCGGCTCGACCCCGAGAGTGAGTTCCTGA
- a CDS encoding sugar transferase, with the protein MSAERTVAPAAQPRAADHATATPSVIPPRGAGGGRRTSVKWGTSARRSSVLPLYAVDCSAALLGTVLLTDPQRHPLLVVLLITAVTVLNARAALYRPLAVPAALDELPSLAWQSLLSWCAVGLLATSVSTLSPLSLTTLCTGAALQSVLCCAGRGALYGWARRAALRQPRPALVVGPGVVARRVAEAVLRHPQAGVRPVGIVGDAPAERTESEGAELPVLSTIEELRRAVIQNAVRTVLVVGPTPGPEQIGWLRTLSGSGCDVWAVDATQPPGYDAPGRQARTGRLAGFPCRQLVPVRRGHFSVSKRALDLVTSGILLLLISPVLLACALVLRATDGPGVIFRQERVGKDGRPFTLLKFRTHRPADPHEAATRWSVAGEQHMSPFCQFLRRTSLDELPQLWNVLWGDMSLVGPRPERPYFVGQFSKAHPGYAERHRMPTGITGLAQIQGLRGDTSIEDRCRFDNAYIDSWSFWQDLCILLRTAASLVRPTGS; encoded by the coding sequence GTGAGTGCGGAACGAACCGTCGCCCCTGCCGCGCAGCCACGGGCGGCCGACCATGCCACCGCCACCCCCTCGGTCATCCCTCCCCGAGGGGCCGGGGGCGGCCGTAGGACGAGCGTCAAATGGGGGACTTCGGCGCGCCGCTCGTCGGTCCTCCCGCTGTACGCCGTCGACTGCAGCGCCGCGCTCCTGGGCACCGTGCTGCTCACCGATCCGCAGCGCCACCCCCTCCTCGTGGTCCTGCTCATCACCGCGGTGACCGTCCTGAACGCACGGGCCGCGCTGTACCGCCCGCTCGCCGTGCCCGCCGCCCTCGACGAACTCCCCTCGCTGGCCTGGCAGTCCCTCCTGAGCTGGTGCGCCGTGGGACTCCTCGCCACGAGCGTCTCCACCCTCAGCCCGCTCTCCCTCACCACCCTGTGCACCGGCGCGGCCCTCCAGAGCGTGCTGTGCTGCGCGGGCCGCGGCGCCCTGTACGGGTGGGCGCGCAGGGCGGCGCTCCGGCAGCCGCGCCCGGCCCTGGTGGTCGGACCCGGCGTCGTCGCCCGGCGCGTGGCGGAGGCGGTGCTCCGTCATCCGCAGGCCGGGGTGCGGCCCGTGGGCATCGTGGGTGACGCGCCCGCCGAGCGCACGGAGTCGGAGGGGGCCGAACTCCCGGTGCTCTCCACGATCGAGGAGCTGCGCCGCGCGGTCATCCAGAACGCCGTACGCACCGTCCTGGTCGTCGGACCGACCCCCGGCCCCGAACAGATCGGCTGGCTGCGGACGCTGAGCGGTTCGGGCTGCGACGTATGGGCGGTCGACGCGACGCAGCCGCCGGGCTACGACGCGCCGGGGCGCCAGGCGAGAACCGGGCGGCTCGCGGGGTTCCCCTGCCGTCAGCTCGTGCCCGTGCGGCGCGGGCACTTCAGCGTCAGCAAGCGCGCCCTGGACCTCGTGACCTCGGGGATCCTGCTGCTGCTGATCAGCCCCGTGCTCCTCGCCTGCGCCCTCGTGCTGCGGGCCACCGACGGCCCCGGGGTGATCTTCCGTCAGGAGCGCGTCGGCAAGGACGGACGGCCGTTCACCCTGCTGAAGTTCCGCACGCACCGCCCCGCCGACCCGCACGAGGCCGCCACCCGGTGGTCCGTCGCGGGCGAGCAGCACATGAGCCCCTTCTGCCAGTTCCTGCGCCGTACGTCCCTCGACGAGCTCCCCCAGCTGTGGAACGTCCTGTGGGGCGACATGAGCCTGGTCGGCCCCCGGCCCGAACGCCCCTACTTCGTCGGGCAGTTCAGCAAGGCGCACCCCGGTTACGCCGAGCGCCACCGCATGCCGACCGGCATCACCGGGCTCGCCCAGATCCAGGGGCTGCGCGGCGACACCTCGATCGAGGACCGCTGCCGGTTCGACAACGCCTACATCGACAGCTGGTCGTTCTGGCAGGACCTCTGCATCCTGCTGCGCACCGCCGCGTCCCTCGTACGCCCGACGGGGAGCTGA
- a CDS encoding GNAT family N-acetyltransferase, whose protein sequence is MEVADSALTVELCTDEAEFGSLAAAWARLHRRCRTATPFQSHAWLHSWWLSYGTRGRLRVVLVRKDGELVAAAPLMRAYVPLPALVPLGGAISDFTDVLLDDAFADEAAAALADGLSELARTALIDFREVRSGAAVERIYESWRGPRLRLVDSLCLELPAASMEELLGRLPAPRAQRARAKIRKIDALGVERRIVRHDEVDASVRTLLHLHQLQWQGRKVTSEHLQERFSEHLIRSVGLMVRSGDAVVTEFRLDDAVVAADLTLLSPHLIGGYLYGAHPRLRERKVDVATMLLNACAQHTEGDRSRVLSLLRGNEPYKHHWRPEEAVNHRLLLARRRTAPVLRAAAWDAAARSRGKELLRKRRERQERRKQS, encoded by the coding sequence ATGGAGGTGGCCGACAGCGCACTGACGGTCGAACTCTGCACGGACGAGGCCGAGTTCGGCAGCCTCGCCGCGGCGTGGGCCCGGCTGCACCGCAGATGCCGCACGGCGACGCCGTTCCAGAGCCACGCCTGGCTGCACTCGTGGTGGCTCTCCTACGGAACCCGCGGGCGGCTCCGCGTGGTCCTCGTGCGCAAGGACGGCGAGCTCGTCGCCGCGGCCCCGCTGATGCGCGCGTACGTCCCGCTCCCCGCGCTCGTGCCGCTGGGCGGCGCGATCTCCGACTTCACCGACGTGCTGCTCGACGACGCGTTCGCCGACGAGGCCGCGGCCGCGCTGGCCGACGGCCTGTCGGAACTGGCCCGCACCGCGCTGATCGACTTCCGCGAGGTCCGGTCGGGAGCGGCCGTGGAGCGCATCTACGAAAGCTGGCGCGGACCCCGGCTCCGCCTCGTGGACTCGCTCTGCCTGGAGCTGCCCGCGGCCTCGATGGAGGAACTGCTCGGGCGGCTGCCCGCGCCGCGCGCCCAGCGGGCCCGCGCCAAGATCCGCAAGATCGACGCGCTCGGCGTCGAGCGGCGGATCGTACGGCACGACGAGGTGGACGCATCGGTGCGCACGCTCCTGCACCTGCACCAACTCCAGTGGCAGGGACGCAAGGTGACGTCCGAGCACCTCCAGGAGCGGTTCTCCGAGCACCTGATCAGGTCGGTGGGGCTCATGGTCAGGTCGGGCGACGCGGTGGTCACCGAGTTCCGGCTCGACGACGCCGTGGTGGCGGCCGATCTGACCCTGCTGTCGCCGCACCTGATCGGCGGCTATCTGTACGGGGCGCATCCGCGACTGCGCGAGCGGAAGGTCGACGTGGCGACGATGCTCCTGAACGCCTGCGCGCAGCACACCGAGGGCGACCGGAGCCGGGTCCTGAGCCTCCTGCGCGGCAACGAACCGTACAAGCACCACTGGCGACCCGAGGAGGCCGTCAACCACCGCCTGCTCCTCGCCCGCAGACGCACCGCCCCCGTGCTGCGGGCCGCCGCATGGGACGCGGCGGCCCGCAGCCGGGGCAAGGAGCTCCTGCGCAAGCGCCGGGAACGCCAGGAACGCCGGAAACAGTCCTGA
- a CDS encoding lipopolysaccharide biosynthesis protein yields the protein MTDTLSRRHRPAGPAPMLARVKRLPAWWILPAGAAIGALTGGLYGVVKTPEYTATSYVIAVPQKDSDPTAALGFATAYGRVATQLAVLGDAQVESGVSPGTLRESVRAATSPDAPMISISATAAQAGKAADIANAVSRSLTENANHTKDRTRVRLLQLSRAVKPADPASATAPMTALVGASAGGLLGGLALLVRPRRAEDAPSAAVPGPAQSADLNRER from the coding sequence ATGACCGATACCCTCAGCAGGCGGCACCGCCCGGCAGGACCGGCCCCGATGCTGGCCCGCGTGAAGCGACTGCCCGCGTGGTGGATCCTCCCGGCGGGAGCTGCCATCGGCGCCCTCACCGGCGGTCTGTACGGCGTGGTCAAGACACCCGAGTACACCGCCACCAGCTATGTGATCGCCGTCCCGCAGAAGGACTCCGACCCCACCGCCGCACTGGGCTTCGCCACGGCGTACGGCCGCGTCGCCACCCAGCTCGCCGTGCTCGGCGACGCCCAGGTGGAGTCGGGCGTCTCGCCCGGGACGCTGCGCGAGAGCGTACGGGCGGCCACCTCGCCCGACGCCCCGATGATCTCCATCTCGGCGACCGCGGCCCAGGCCGGCAAGGCGGCCGACATCGCCAACGCGGTCTCGCGCTCCCTGACCGAGAACGCGAACCACACCAAGGACCGCACGCGGGTACGCCTCCTGCAGCTCTCCCGTGCGGTCAAGCCCGCGGACCCCGCATCGGCGACGGCGCCGATGACCGCCCTGGTGGGCGCCAGCGCCGGAGGCCTGCTCGGCGGGCTCGCCCTCCTCGTGCGCCCCCGCCGCGCCGAGGACGCGCCGTCGGCCGCGGTACCGGGACCCGCGCAGTCCGCCGACCTCAACCGGGAGAGGTGA
- a CDS encoding DUF3344 domain-containing protein: MRNSLGPLLRRVTLCALSLAVVATPGGPAVAAPAPPAAAEAASLTFEQRYHALQHGGITRAANTAVTCRKPMAARAVSCPAARGGKAAANNDFDMFYVDVDKDPNTYNSSRGEVRLPPGSRVSYARLYWGGNLRVGEQKPARDNGRALIAEPGGSYQHVRADTLVGHRTAHGADAFQASADVTPLVRASGAGLYTVAQVNAAMGHSKAGAWGGWTLVVAYENEAAPLRHLAVWDGFDSLGGARGRGHAVRLAGLPVPARAKGSVGMVAYNGDCGTTGDTLTVSTNRSRPVRLSDAANPARDVLNSTISEPGRQSARTPAYANTLGYDSDIFRLDGGLKADRKGLLIRLASRRESAWAGVLFAAVDAKR, encoded by the coding sequence ATGCGTAATTCCCTGGGCCCCCTTCTGCGTCGCGTGACGCTGTGCGCCCTTTCCCTCGCGGTCGTCGCCACTCCCGGCGGCCCCGCCGTGGCCGCGCCCGCGCCCCCCGCCGCCGCCGAAGCGGCGTCCCTCACGTTCGAGCAGCGCTATCACGCCCTCCAGCACGGCGGCATCACCCGCGCCGCCAACACGGCCGTCACCTGCCGGAAGCCGATGGCCGCCCGCGCGGTGTCGTGCCCTGCCGCGCGCGGGGGCAAGGCAGCCGCCAACAACGACTTCGACATGTTCTACGTCGACGTCGACAAGGACCCGAACACCTACAACTCCAGCCGTGGAGAGGTCCGGCTCCCCCCGGGCTCCCGGGTGTCCTACGCGCGCCTGTACTGGGGCGGCAACCTCCGCGTGGGTGAGCAGAAGCCGGCCAGGGACAACGGCAGGGCCCTCATCGCCGAACCGGGCGGCAGCTACCAGCACGTGCGGGCCGACACCCTGGTCGGCCACCGCACCGCCCACGGAGCGGACGCCTTCCAGGCATCGGCCGACGTCACGCCCCTCGTCCGGGCCAGCGGTGCCGGGCTCTACACCGTCGCGCAGGTCAACGCGGCGATGGGGCACTCCAAGGCCGGCGCGTGGGGCGGCTGGACGCTGGTCGTCGCGTACGAGAACGAGGCCGCGCCGCTGCGCCACCTGGCCGTGTGGGACGGCTTCGACTCCCTCGGCGGCGCGCGCGGGCGCGGCCATGCGGTCCGTCTCGCCGGTCTGCCGGTCCCGGCCCGCGCGAAGGGCAGCGTGGGCATGGTCGCGTACAACGGCGACTGCGGCACGACCGGCGACACGCTCACCGTGTCGACCAACCGGAGCAGGCCCGTGCGGCTCTCCGACGCGGCGAACCCCGCCCGCGACGTACTGAACTCGACCATCAGCGAGCCGGGCAGGCAGAGCGCGAGGACGCCCGCGTACGCCAACACGCTCGGCTACGACTCCGACATCTTCCGCCTCGACGGGGGCCTCAAGGCCGACCGAAAGGGCCTGCTCATCCGACTCGCCTCGCGGCGAGAGTCCGCGTGGGCGGGTGTGCTCTTCGCCGCTGTGGACGCGAAGCGGTAG
- a CDS encoding chaplin, with protein MSRTAKALALSTVAVAAMAGSAGIAAADAGAQGAATHSPGVLSGNAVQVPIHIPVNACGNTVNVIGLLNPAFGNTCVNS; from the coding sequence ATGTCGCGTACCGCGAAGGCCCTCGCCCTCTCCACCGTTGCCGTGGCCGCCATGGCCGGCAGCGCCGGCATCGCCGCCGCCGACGCCGGTGCCCAGGGTGCCGCCACCCACTCCCCCGGTGTCCTCTCGGGCAACGCCGTCCAGGTCCCGATCCACATCCCGGTCAACGCCTGCGGCAACACCGTGAACGTCATCGGTCTGCTGAACCCGGCGTTCGGCAACACCTGCGTCAACAGCTGA
- a CDS encoding polysaccharide deacetylase family protein, whose amino-acid sequence MSVDTAFGETPRSRRTRHWLPEAPMWVAMYHSVDTCADDPYKITVSPERLAAQLRWLRRQGLRGVSMSRLLMARARGEGRDLVGLTFDDGYTDFVDHALPLLHRYDFDATVFVLPGRLAGDNAWDPLGPRKPLLDAAGIRHAAAEGMEVASHGLTHVDLTRADDRLLWQETSGSRVALSDLIGREVEGFCYPYGTVDQRVVDTVRAAGYRYACAISPGPLTGVHALPRVHIGQEDTALRLQLKLRLNRLRRRAVREPAVTG is encoded by the coding sequence ATGTCCGTTGACACAGCATTCGGTGAGACCCCCCGATCACGGCGCACGCGGCACTGGCTGCCCGAAGCGCCGATGTGGGTGGCGATGTACCACTCCGTGGACACCTGCGCGGACGACCCCTACAAGATCACCGTCTCGCCGGAACGCCTGGCCGCCCAACTGCGCTGGCTGCGCAGACAGGGCCTGCGCGGCGTGAGCATGTCGCGGCTCCTCATGGCGCGGGCTCGTGGCGAGGGGCGCGACCTGGTGGGCCTCACCTTCGACGATGGGTACACGGACTTCGTCGACCACGCCCTGCCGCTCCTGCACCGCTACGACTTCGACGCCACCGTCTTCGTGCTCCCGGGCCGCCTCGCGGGCGACAACGCGTGGGATCCGCTTGGCCCGCGCAAACCGCTGCTCGACGCGGCGGGCATCCGCCACGCAGCCGCCGAAGGGATGGAGGTCGCCTCGCACGGCCTGACGCACGTCGACCTCACCCGGGCGGACGACCGGCTGCTGTGGCAGGAGACCAGCGGCAGCCGGGTCGCACTCTCCGACCTCATCGGCCGCGAGGTCGAGGGCTTCTGCTACCCGTACGGCACCGTCGACCAGCGCGTCGTCGACACCGTGCGAGCGGCCGGCTACCGCTACGCGTGCGCGATCTCCCCGGGCCCCCTGACCGGGGTGCACGCCCTGCCCCGCGTCCACATCGGGCAGGAGGACACCGCCCTGCGGCTCCAGCTGAAGCTGCGGCTGAACCGGCTGCGCCGCCGCGCGGTCCGCGAACCGGCGGTGACCGGATGA
- a CDS encoding O-antigen ligase family protein yields the protein MSSALRGAGPVLPVTAVVALLALPAPPGEGGSAGGTVADAVSALVVLWCVARTVRGARRPLTRNAAVVLGLPVIGIAVAAVGATTASAGMTGLVRYLQIFVLVPAAVLMLVRDRRDFRLVAWSLIGLALFQGTLGVYQYVTGTGASYMGSDVRAVGTFGPTDVMGMATVVSYGLVCAVALALGPASPRRRQIALACALLLTVPLALSFSRGAWIATVVACGAQLGLAGVRNALRALAAMAAAAVVLVGGLGIGSQMLSERVTSITQVSDAPDQSVTDRYTMWAAAVDMWRDAPVSGVGLKAFPDHRDSHASLALSSASDTGGAGAKFSRQPLLSPHNMYLLVLGEQGLLGLCTLVGSWAAFLLLGMRRLTRVRGGAGADCALVACGLLLWQLVDFSYADIGGPSTVLMAVVLGLVAWWSLSGRALSAPMPGEAPR from the coding sequence CTGTCCTCGGCACTCCGCGGCGCCGGTCCCGTGCTGCCCGTCACGGCCGTGGTCGCCCTGCTCGCGCTCCCCGCACCGCCGGGCGAGGGCGGCTCCGCGGGCGGCACGGTCGCCGACGCGGTCTCCGCCCTGGTGGTGCTCTGGTGCGTGGCCCGCACCGTGCGCGGGGCGCGTCGGCCGCTGACGCGCAACGCCGCCGTCGTGCTCGGCCTGCCGGTGATCGGCATCGCGGTCGCGGCCGTCGGCGCGACCACCGCGTCGGCCGGGATGACCGGCCTGGTGCGCTACCTGCAGATCTTCGTCCTCGTACCGGCCGCGGTCCTGATGCTCGTCCGTGACCGCCGCGACTTCCGCCTGGTGGCCTGGTCCCTCATCGGCCTCGCCCTCTTCCAGGGCACGCTGGGCGTCTACCAGTACGTCACCGGGACGGGCGCCAGCTACATGGGCTCGGACGTCCGCGCCGTGGGGACCTTCGGCCCGACGGACGTCATGGGAATGGCGACCGTGGTGTCGTACGGCCTGGTGTGCGCGGTCGCCCTCGCGCTCGGCCCGGCCTCCCCGAGGCGGCGTCAGATCGCGCTGGCGTGCGCGCTGCTCCTGACCGTGCCGCTCGCGCTCTCCTTCAGCCGCGGCGCCTGGATCGCCACCGTCGTGGCCTGCGGTGCGCAACTGGGGCTCGCGGGCGTGCGGAACGCGCTGCGGGCCCTCGCGGCGATGGCCGCTGCGGCCGTGGTCCTCGTGGGCGGCCTCGGCATCGGCTCGCAGATGCTGTCGGAGCGCGTCACCAGCATCACGCAGGTGTCCGACGCCCCCGACCAGTCGGTCACCGACCGGTACACGATGTGGGCCGCGGCGGTGGACATGTGGCGCGACGCACCAGTGTCGGGCGTGGGCCTCAAGGCCTTCCCCGACCACCGCGACAGCCACGCGTCGCTCGCCCTCTCCTCGGCCAGCGACACCGGGGGCGCGGGCGCCAAGTTCAGCCGTCAGCCGCTGCTCTCCCCGCACAACATGTATCTGCTCGTCCTCGGCGAGCAGGGGCTGCTCGGCCTGTGCACGCTGGTGGGCAGCTGGGCGGCCTTCCTGCTGCTCGGCATGCGGCGGCTCACCCGGGTGCGCGGGGGCGCCGGAGCGGACTGCGCGCTCGTCGCGTGCGGGCTGCTGCTGTGGCAGCTGGTGGACTTCTCGTACGCCGACATCGGCGGGCCATCGACGGTGCTCATGGCCGTGGTCCTCGGGCTCGTGGCCTGGTGGTCGCTGTCCGGGCGCGCCCTGTCCGCCCCGATGCCCGGGGAGGCCCCGCGATGA
- the murJ gene encoding murein biosynthesis integral membrane protein MurJ: MTSTTHEVDTGRAGKVLAPDTGAGADSDSESGFGSGSGSGSGSGSGKGSDPSNGFLAKAALVTALLTVAGSVLGLVRDQALAHFFGAGSETDAFLVAWTVPEVATTLLIEDGLAFALVPAFSMALARRGRGARRDPVRALVAASLPRLMLASGMVALILMAGAPVLVEVLAPGLPDPRLAVDCTRLTATCVFTFGLAGYCSAALRAHRRFVAPAAIYVFYNIGIVTAVFVLAPRYGVRAAALGVAVGGVLMVLVQAPSLWRRLTRDTADAPDGKAAGPSAPALMSGTLVATVLLFALCRQSQVLIERFLASSLPSGAISHLNYAQKVAQVPMILSLMLCTVTLPVVARALADGDVKRARSRVERDLGLAGCVVLLGTAVVIACAPQLIHLMFQRGAFTAQDTVATAAVMRVYALGLLGHTLVGALVRSYFSGGRATWFPLGAMAVGVAATAGIGSWAVDLWGVRGIALANAAGISVAAFVLLCGMGPRNVPIRVRQVLGELVKPVAAMVCATGFGGAIASNVDSPVLAVVAGSAVVAAVFALVLRALKAQAFEPVVRSVTSATRKLAHVR; the protein is encoded by the coding sequence ATGACCTCCACGACCCACGAGGTGGACACCGGCCGCGCCGGGAAGGTGCTCGCCCCGGACACCGGTGCTGGTGCCGACTCCGACTCGGAGTCGGGGTTCGGGTCCGGGTCCGGGTCCGGGTCCGGGTCCGGGTCCGGCAAGGGTTCCGATCCCTCCAACGGCTTTCTCGCCAAGGCCGCTCTGGTCACCGCGCTCCTCACGGTGGCCGGCTCCGTGCTCGGGCTCGTGCGCGACCAGGCGCTCGCCCACTTCTTCGGGGCGGGCTCCGAGACCGACGCCTTCCTCGTCGCGTGGACCGTTCCCGAGGTGGCCACCACCCTGCTCATCGAGGACGGCCTCGCGTTCGCGCTCGTCCCCGCCTTCAGCATGGCGCTGGCCCGCCGCGGCCGGGGCGCGCGCCGCGATCCGGTCCGCGCGCTGGTGGCCGCGTCGCTGCCCCGCCTGATGCTGGCCTCCGGGATGGTCGCGCTGATCCTGATGGCCGGGGCGCCGGTCCTGGTGGAGGTCCTCGCGCCGGGTCTGCCCGACCCGCGCCTCGCCGTGGACTGCACACGGCTGACCGCCACCTGTGTCTTCACCTTCGGCCTCGCCGGATACTGCAGCGCGGCCCTGCGCGCCCACCGCCGGTTCGTGGCCCCCGCGGCCATCTACGTCTTCTACAACATCGGCATCGTCACCGCCGTGTTCGTCCTCGCCCCCCGCTACGGCGTCCGGGCGGCTGCCCTGGGCGTCGCGGTCGGCGGCGTACTCATGGTGCTCGTCCAGGCCCCCTCGCTCTGGCGCCGGCTCACCCGCGACACGGCGGACGCGCCCGACGGGAAGGCGGCCGGCCCCTCGGCCCCCGCGCTGATGAGCGGCACCCTCGTCGCCACCGTGCTGCTGTTCGCGCTGTGCCGCCAGTCGCAGGTGCTCATCGAGCGCTTCCTGGCGTCCTCGCTGCCCTCGGGAGCCATCTCGCACCTGAACTACGCCCAGAAAGTGGCGCAGGTGCCGATGATCCTCTCCCTGATGCTGTGCACGGTCACGCTCCCCGTCGTCGCGCGGGCCCTGGCCGACGGCGACGTCAAGCGCGCCAGGTCACGTGTCGAGCGGGACCTGGGCCTGGCGGGCTGCGTGGTGCTCCTCGGCACCGCCGTGGTGATCGCCTGCGCGCCGCAGCTCATCCACCTCATGTTCCAGCGCGGTGCGTTCACCGCGCAGGACACCGTCGCCACGGCCGCCGTGATGCGCGTCTACGCCCTGGGTCTCCTCGGTCACACGCTGGTCGGGGCGCTCGTCCGCTCGTACTTCTCCGGCGGGCGGGCCACCTGGTTCCCGCTGGGCGCGATGGCGGTCGGGGTCGCCGCGACCGCCGGGATCGGCAGCTGGGCGGTGGACCTGTGGGGCGTACGCGGCATCGCGCTCGCCAACGCCGCCGGGATCAGCGTCGCGGCCTTCGTGCTGCTGTGCGGGATGGGCCCGCGCAACGTGCCGATCCGGGTCCGCCAGGTCCTTGGCGAACTGGTCAAGCCGGTGGCCGCGATGGTGTGCGCCACCGGGTTCGGCGGTGCGATCGCGAGCAACGTCGACTCGCCCGTCCTCGCCGTCGTCGCCGGGTCCGCGGTCGTCGCCGCCGTCTTCGCCCTGGTGCTCCGGGCCCTGAAGGCCCAGGCCTTCGAGCCCGTCGTCCGTTCCGTCACATCCGCCACACGAAAGCTCGCGCATGTCCGTTGA
- a CDS encoding glycosyltransferase, with protein sequence MQLSSTDPRLSVLHVAQPVDGGVARVVTDLVRSQLSTGMQVDVACPDGGCLPDAVRGLGGATHPWAATRSPGPGLPDEVRRLARIVDELRPDVVHAHSAKAGLAARLALRGRVPTVFQPHAWSFEAVGGVTARLARHWERLGARWAAHVVCVSEAERLTGQRSGIDACWSVIPNGVDVGRFRPVAAQAARTALGLPRQELLVVCVGRLCRQKGQDVLLRAWAEVAERLPLARLVLVGDGPDAAGLRERAPASVRFAGGVLDATPWYQAADVVVLPSRWEGMALVPLEAMACARPVVVTDVDGARESLPPALAPHGLVPAEDPAALARALVGLLGDPPLRESLGRAAHRHVLNTHDVRHTADAVAAVYRELLGVGPIKCRESINP encoded by the coding sequence ATGCAACTGTCATCAACTGACCCCCGGCTGAGCGTCCTTCACGTCGCCCAGCCCGTCGACGGCGGAGTGGCCCGCGTGGTCACCGACCTGGTGCGGTCCCAGCTGTCCACCGGGATGCAGGTCGACGTGGCGTGCCCGGACGGCGGCTGTCTGCCGGATGCCGTGCGTGGCCTGGGCGGCGCCACCCACCCGTGGGCGGCGACCCGCTCCCCGGGGCCGGGTCTGCCGGACGAGGTACGGCGCCTCGCCCGCATCGTCGACGAGCTCCGGCCCGACGTCGTGCACGCGCACAGCGCCAAGGCGGGGCTCGCCGCCCGGCTCGCCCTGCGCGGCAGGGTGCCCACGGTGTTCCAGCCGCACGCGTGGTCCTTCGAGGCCGTCGGCGGTGTGACCGCGCGGCTCGCCCGGCACTGGGAGCGCCTCGGGGCGCGCTGGGCCGCGCACGTGGTCTGCGTCAGCGAGGCGGAGCGGCTCACCGGGCAGCGGTCCGGGATCGACGCGTGCTGGTCCGTGATCCCGAACGGGGTGGACGTCGGACGCTTCCGTCCGGTGGCCGCGCAGGCGGCACGGACAGCCCTCGGGCTGCCCCGCCAGGAGCTTCTGGTGGTGTGCGTGGGACGGCTGTGCCGGCAGAAGGGACAGGACGTCCTGCTGCGGGCCTGGGCGGAGGTCGCCGAGCGGCTGCCGCTCGCTCGGCTCGTCCTCGTGGGGGACGGGCCCGACGCGGCCGGTCTGCGCGAGCGGGCGCCCGCCTCCGTGCGGTTCGCCGGGGGCGTCCTCGACGCCACCCCTTGGTACCAGGCGGCCGACGTCGTGGTCCTGCCGTCCCGGTGGGAGGGCATGGCACTCGTACCCCTGGAGGCGATGGCCTGTGCCCGGCCGGTGGTGGTCACCGACGTGGACGGCGCGCGCGAGAGCCTGCCGCCCGCACTCGCGCCGCACGGCCTCGTTCCCGCCGAGGACCCGGCGGCGCTGGCACGCGCCCTCGTCGGACTGCTCGGCGATCCGCCCCTGCGCGAATCCCTCGGCCGCGCAGCGCACCGCCACGTTCTGAACACCCACGATGTGCGGCACACCGCGGACGCTGTCGCGGCCGTGTACCGCGAGCTACTGGGCGTGGGGCCCATCAAGTGCAGGGAGTCCATCAACCCGTGA